One Sagittula stellata E-37 genomic window carries:
- the gyrB gene encoding DNA topoisomerase (ATP-hydrolyzing) subunit B, whose translation MSDQPSEAYEYGADSIKVLKGLEAVRKRPGMYIGDTDDGSGLHHMVYEVVDNGIDEALAKHADYVHVKIHADSSVSVRDNGRGIPTDIHAEEGVSAAEVIMTQLHAGGKFDQNSYKVSGGLHGVGVSVVNALSVWLELRIWRNGKEHYAKFEHGETSEHLRVVGDAEGEQGTEVRFLASTDTFSNLDYDFHTLEKRLRELAFLNSGVRIILDDDRPAEPLHIELHYEGGVREFVKYLDRSKQAVMPDPIYMEGEKDGIGVEVAMWWNDSYHENVLPFTNNIPQRDGGTHLAGFRGALTRQLQKYAQESGIAKREKINFTGDDAREGLTAVLSVKVPDPKFSSQTKDKLVSSEVRPAVESLMNEKLGEWFEENPNEAKQITGKIIEAAMAREAARKARELTRRKTAMDVSFNAAKLKDCSEKDASKTELFLVEGDSAGGSAQTGRDRRTQAILPLRGKILNVERARFDRMLGSQEIGNLVMALGTGIGRDEFNISKLRYHKIIIMTDADVDGAHIRTLLLTFFYRQMPELIEGGYLYIAQPPLYKVARGKSEVYLKDQTALEDYLIQQGIENAQLFQGNGEVIVGQDLVRVVEEARQLKRVLDAFPTHYPRHILEQAAIAGAFVPGAVDSDLQGVADKVAARLDLVALEYERGWIGRITQDKGVRLARILRGVEEVRTLDGPMLRSGEARRTGTLTESLQAVYGSPATLERKDRRQLIHGPLELLKAILEEGEKGLSLQRYKGLGEMNPDQLWETTLDPNARTLLQVTIDDMTEADDLFTKLMGDVVEPRRDFIQQNALSVENLDF comes from the coding sequence ATGTCCGACCAGCCGAGCGAAGCATACGAATACGGCGCCGATTCCATCAAGGTTCTCAAGGGCTTGGAAGCGGTCCGCAAGCGTCCCGGCATGTACATCGGCGACACGGATGACGGTTCGGGTCTGCACCACATGGTTTACGAGGTCGTGGACAACGGCATCGACGAGGCTTTGGCCAAACACGCGGACTACGTTCACGTGAAGATCCACGCGGATTCCAGTGTGTCCGTGCGCGACAACGGGCGCGGTATTCCCACCGATATCCACGCCGAAGAAGGCGTCTCTGCCGCCGAAGTCATCATGACCCAGCTGCACGCGGGCGGTAAGTTCGATCAGAACTCCTACAAGGTGTCGGGCGGTCTGCACGGCGTGGGCGTCTCGGTCGTGAACGCGCTTTCGGTCTGGCTGGAGCTGCGCATCTGGCGCAACGGCAAGGAACACTACGCCAAGTTCGAGCATGGCGAGACCTCGGAACACCTGCGCGTCGTAGGCGATGCCGAGGGCGAGCAGGGGACAGAGGTGCGTTTCCTTGCGTCCACGGACACCTTCTCCAACCTCGACTACGATTTCCACACGCTGGAAAAGCGCCTGCGCGAACTGGCGTTCCTGAACTCCGGCGTGCGGATCATCCTCGATGACGATCGTCCCGCGGAACCGCTGCACATCGAGTTGCACTACGAGGGCGGGGTGCGTGAATTCGTCAAGTATCTCGACCGGTCGAAGCAGGCCGTCATGCCGGACCCGATTTACATGGAGGGCGAGAAGGACGGCATCGGTGTCGAAGTGGCGATGTGGTGGAACGACAGCTACCACGAGAACGTCCTGCCCTTTACAAACAACATCCCGCAGCGCGACGGCGGCACGCACTTGGCCGGCTTCCGGGGCGCGCTGACCCGTCAGTTGCAGAAATACGCGCAGGAAAGCGGAATTGCGAAGCGGGAGAAGATCAACTTCACCGGCGATGACGCCCGCGAAGGGCTGACCGCTGTCCTGTCCGTGAAGGTGCCCGATCCAAAGTTCTCCAGCCAAACCAAGGACAAGCTGGTGTCGTCGGAGGTTCGCCCGGCGGTGGAATCCCTGATGAACGAGAAACTGGGCGAGTGGTTCGAGGAGAATCCGAACGAAGCCAAGCAGATCACCGGCAAGATCATCGAGGCCGCCATGGCCCGTGAAGCTGCCCGCAAGGCGCGGGAACTGACCCGCCGCAAGACGGCGATGGACGTCTCGTTCAATGCCGCCAAGCTGAAGGATTGTTCGGAGAAGGACGCCTCAAAGACCGAACTCTTTCTGGTCGAGGGTGACTCCGCCGGCGGCTCTGCCCAGACAGGGCGAGATCGGCGGACGCAAGCCATCCTGCCCCTGCGCGGCAAGATCCTGAACGTGGAACGTGCCCGGTTCGACCGGATGCTCGGCAGCCAGGAAATCGGCAACCTTGTGATGGCGCTTGGAACCGGGATCGGCCGGGACGAATTCAACATCTCCAAGCTGCGCTACCACAAGATCATCATCATGACCGACGCGGACGTGGACGGTGCCCACATCCGCACGCTTCTGCTTACGTTCTTCTATCGCCAGATGCCGGAACTCATCGAAGGGGGGTATCTCTACATCGCGCAGCCGCCGCTTTACAAAGTCGCGCGCGGAAAGTCGGAGGTCTACCTGAAGGACCAAACCGCGCTTGAGGACTACCTCATCCAGCAAGGCATCGAGAACGCACAGCTTTTTCAGGGCAACGGCGAAGTGATCGTCGGTCAGGATCTCGTGCGCGTGGTGGAGGAAGCCCGCCAGTTGAAGCGTGTCCTTGACGCTTTCCCGACGCACTACCCGCGACACATCCTCGAACAGGCTGCCATTGCCGGGGCATTCGTGCCGGGTGCGGTGGATTCCGACCTGCAGGGCGTGGCCGACAAGGTGGCCGCACGTCTCGACCTTGTGGCCCTCGAGTATGAGCGCGGCTGGATCGGCCGGATCACGCAGGACAAAGGGGTCCGTCTCGCCCGTATCCTGCGCGGCGTCGAGGAGGTGCGGACACTCGACGGCCCGATGCTGCGCTCCGGCGAAGCGCGGCGGACCGGCACCCTGACCGAGAGCCTGCAAGCCGTCTACGGAAGCCCTGCGACGCTTGAGCGCAAGGACCGCAGACAGCTGATCCATGGCCCGCTCGAACTTCTCAAGGCGATCTTGGAAGAGGGCGAAAAGGGACTGTCGCTGCAACGGTACAAGGGACTGGGCGAAATGAACCCCGATCAGTTGTGGGAAACCACGCTGGACCCGAACGCCAGAACGCTGCTGCAGGTCACGATCGACGACATGACTGAAGCTGACGATCTGTTCACCAAGTTGATGGGCGACGTGGTAGAACCGCGCCGCGACTTCATCCAGCAGAACGCGCTGTCAGTGGAGAATCTGGACTTCTGA
- the recF gene encoding DNA replication/repair protein RecF (All proteins in this family for which functions are known are DNA-binding proteins that assist the filamentation of RecA onto DNA for the initiation of recombination or recombinational repair.) — protein MYLSHLTLSHFRSHKRVAIDVDLRPVAIWGPNGSGKTNLIEAVSLFSPGRGLRRASAQDMARRPESLGWKITGALEGPQGAHEIAFTSEGGGARAVRIDDKPASQVALGRIARAVWLIPAMDRLWIEGAEGRRRFLDRIALSFFPDHAQAALDYEKAMRERNRLLKDMVRDPHWYTALERQMAEAGAALHVNRLAALDRIAEAQDGAETRFPAATLDLVHGDGEMPGSAAELRIALEESRKRDLAAGRTLVGPHRADLIGTFAEKGVLAADCSTGEQKALLISLILSNARALAADEGHPPILLLDEVAAHLDAGRRAALFDEICALGAQAWMTGTGPELFAELGDRAQALEVSDGPSGSVVSKP, from the coding sequence GTGTACCTGTCGCACCTGACGCTGTCGCATTTCCGGTCGCACAAGCGAGTGGCAATCGACGTCGACCTGCGCCCTGTTGCGATTTGGGGGCCGAACGGCTCCGGCAAGACGAACCTTATCGAGGCGGTCTCTCTTTTCTCGCCCGGGCGGGGACTGCGCCGCGCGTCGGCGCAGGACATGGCGCGCCGACCGGAATCGCTGGGCTGGAAGATCACCGGCGCGCTGGAAGGCCCGCAGGGCGCCCACGAAATCGCATTCACCTCGGAAGGCGGCGGCGCGCGCGCCGTTCGCATAGATGACAAGCCAGCCAGCCAGGTTGCACTCGGCCGGATCGCCCGTGCCGTCTGGCTGATTCCGGCGATGGATCGGCTGTGGATCGAAGGGGCAGAAGGGCGGAGGCGGTTCCTCGACCGGATCGCCCTGTCATTCTTTCCCGATCACGCGCAGGCCGCGCTCGACTACGAAAAGGCGATGCGAGAGCGTAACCGGCTCCTGAAGGACATGGTGCGCGACCCACATTGGTACACAGCTCTGGAACGCCAGATGGCCGAGGCGGGTGCCGCCCTGCACGTCAACCGGCTGGCGGCCCTCGACCGGATCGCAGAGGCGCAGGACGGCGCGGAAACGCGGTTTCCGGCTGCGACTCTCGACCTGGTGCATGGCGACGGCGAGATGCCTGGGTCCGCCGCCGAACTGCGCATCGCGCTGGAGGAGAGCCGCAAACGCGACCTCGCTGCGGGGCGTACACTGGTCGGCCCCCACCGCGCCGACCTGATCGGCACTTTTGCCGAGAAGGGTGTACTTGCTGCGGACTGTTCAACAGGCGAGCAAAAGGCGCTGCTGATCTCGCTCATCCTGTCGAACGCCCGGGCACTGGCAGCGGACGAAGGGCATCCGCCGATCCTGCTGCTGGACGAAGTCGCCGCACATCTCGACGCGGGCCGCCGCGCCGCCCTGTTCGACGAGATTTGCGCCCTTGGCGCGCAGGCGTGGATGACCGGGACGGGACCGGAACTTTTCGCGGAACTGGGCGACAGGGCGCAGGCGTTAGAGGTCTCTGACGGACCCTCCGGATCCGTAGTTTCAAAACCCTGA
- a CDS encoding FAD-binding oxidoreductase → MDRTGIQPDSALAGAVTELAEVLGPKGIFTQAGDRARYASDQSGLVGDTPVAVLRPASTEEVSRVLAICSRHRIGVVPQGGRTGLSGGACSPQDAVVLSTERMSGVVEVDREAMTLTAWAGTPLEAVQEAARAADLDYPVDIGARGTATIGGTIATNAGGIRVLQHGMTRPNVLGLEAVLADGSVVSRLGKTVKDNSGFDLKQLFIGSEGTLGVVTKAVLQLRRHVPQSALALFALPDHASALVCLTAARQRFGSRIRAFEGMWPDYWNFVCHQTALATAPLAGQHGFYLLVEIEAASTQTEEELEAFFADLFERGVFEDGVLAKSLAEMRALWSVREAVGEVDDDFGHHINFDIGVSPSALGNFCDAADSVLAELPEAVGVLKVGHVGDGNVHLLVAHDGSAAAEERIEAAIYGLLRDWQGAVTAEHGVGRIKARWLGHCRTPEELALMRGLKTQMDPLGILNPSVLFRDTEI, encoded by the coding sequence ATGGACCGAACCGGCATTCAACCTGACAGTGCGCTGGCGGGCGCGGTGACCGAGCTGGCCGAAGTGCTTGGTCCGAAAGGCATCTTTACGCAGGCCGGCGACCGGGCGCGCTATGCCTCGGACCAGTCCGGCCTTGTGGGCGACACACCGGTTGCCGTGCTGCGTCCGGCAAGCACCGAAGAGGTGTCGCGCGTTCTTGCGATCTGCAGCCGTCACCGCATCGGTGTGGTGCCGCAGGGCGGGCGCACCGGACTTTCGGGCGGGGCCTGCAGCCCGCAGGATGCGGTCGTTCTGTCGACCGAGCGCATGTCGGGCGTCGTCGAGGTCGACCGCGAGGCGATGACCCTCACGGCTTGGGCCGGCACCCCGCTTGAAGCGGTGCAGGAGGCGGCGCGGGCTGCCGACCTCGACTATCCGGTCGACATCGGGGCACGCGGCACGGCCACCATTGGCGGCACCATTGCGACCAACGCGGGCGGTATTCGCGTTTTGCAGCACGGCATGACGCGGCCCAACGTTCTGGGGCTCGAGGCGGTTCTGGCGGACGGGTCTGTGGTGTCCCGGCTCGGAAAGACGGTCAAGGATAACTCCGGTTTCGACCTTAAACAGCTCTTCATCGGCTCCGAGGGCACGCTTGGCGTAGTCACCAAGGCTGTACTGCAACTGCGCCGCCACGTTCCGCAAAGCGCCTTGGCGCTCTTTGCGCTGCCGGACCACGCCTCCGCGCTGGTGTGCCTCACCGCGGCGCGCCAGCGGTTCGGCTCGCGGATCAGGGCCTTCGAGGGAATGTGGCCCGATTACTGGAACTTCGTCTGCCACCAGACCGCCCTGGCAACTGCGCCGTTGGCGGGGCAGCACGGGTTCTATCTGCTGGTGGAGATCGAAGCGGCCTCGACGCAGACCGAGGAGGAGCTTGAAGCGTTCTTCGCGGACCTTTTCGAGCGAGGTGTGTTCGAGGACGGTGTGCTGGCCAAGTCCCTGGCAGAGATGCGCGCGCTTTGGTCCGTGCGCGAAGCAGTTGGAGAAGTCGATGACGACTTCGGGCACCACATCAACTTTGACATCGGCGTGTCGCCGTCGGCCCTGGGCAACTTCTGTGACGCCGCCGATTCGGTTCTTGCCGAGCTGCCCGAGGCTGTCGGAGTGTTAAAAGTGGGGCACGTCGGGGACGGCAACGTCCATCTGCTCGTGGCGCATGACGGCAGTGCCGCAGCGGAAGAGCGGATCGAGGCCGCGATCTATGGCTTGCTGCGGGATTGGCAGGGGGCGGTCACCGCGGAGCATGGGGTCGGCCGGATCAAGGCACGCTGGTTGGGCCATTGCCGCACGCCGGAGGAACTTGCGCTCATGCGCGGCCTCAAGACTCAAATGGACCCGCTTGGCATCCTCAACCCATCCGTTCTGTTTCGGGATACGGAGATCTGA
- the allE gene encoding (S)-ureidoglycine aminohydrolase, with product MRPSFGQTRSDIRRNHGLLTPESHEWITQPDWPGAELAVLISPDMGAKFAMALVRSAQGLSEIAPAREGIARFLFVLEGSIETSTGQELQPEGFAFLPPGDSATLNAGADTRFVLFEWRFLSRGALPAAVFGSVAEIDNTPLRGDDWLMVQKMLPTDAGFDGEFNIMNFHPGASLAYVETHFMEHGLLMLDGGGVYRLDDRWYPVGAGDAIWMGPHVPQWFGALGRTPSRYLIYKNYNRSPLAER from the coding sequence ATGAGACCCAGCTTCGGACAAACCCGCTCGGACATTCGGCGCAACCATGGGCTGCTCACTCCCGAGAGCCACGAATGGATCACCCAGCCCGACTGGCCGGGTGCGGAGCTTGCGGTCCTGATCAGCCCAGACATGGGCGCGAAATTTGCCATGGCGCTGGTGCGCAGCGCGCAAGGCCTGTCAGAGATCGCGCCCGCGCGCGAGGGCATCGCGCGGTTCCTCTTCGTTCTGGAGGGTAGCATCGAAACCTCGACCGGGCAGGAATTGCAACCCGAGGGCTTTGCCTTCCTGCCACCCGGCGACAGCGCGACACTGAATGCCGGCGCGGACACGCGTTTCGTGCTATTCGAATGGCGTTTTCTGTCGCGCGGCGCGCTGCCCGCCGCGGTCTTCGGATCCGTGGCCGAGATCGACAACACCCCCCTGCGCGGCGACGACTGGCTGATGGTGCAGAAGATGCTGCCCACAGATGCGGGTTTTGACGGCGAGTTCAACATCATGAACTTCCATCCCGGCGCTTCGCTTGCCTATGTCGAGACGCATTTCATGGAACATGGCCTTTTGATGCTGGACGGCGGCGGGGTCTACCGGCTGGACGACCGATGGTACCCGGTGGGCGCGGGCGACGCGATCTGGATGGGGCCGCATGTGCCACAGTGGTTCGGCGCCCTGGGCCGCACGCCCTCGCGCTATCTCATCTACAAGAACTACAACCGGTCCCCCCTGGCGGAGCGATGA
- a CDS encoding LysR family transcriptional regulator — protein MPPSKILGRLPGLRHFIEVAQLGSFREAADKMHVAPSAVSKQIKNLELALGVELFRRDRGRAGLELTEAGEILLFRCASVVNELTIAQDEIHQLQGLQRGHLRLGVNEVLASDLLPGILRDMGYNHPGLKFTIIVENTREIVTRMQDGDIDIALGYNFPPSPEIEILATLKRRTYVVTSLDHPLARLRSVRLQEIDGEKMIFPDTSIPMRQLLEDALMQSGVSVREVMDTNSFTLLRQMVESGIGIGIVFGRFLQIRREKIAFVELKALPFDSPPVACCRMAGRTPTASSVAFAAAIKTLFANYGG, from the coding sequence ATGCCACCCAGCAAGATCCTCGGGCGCCTGCCCGGGTTGAGGCATTTCATCGAAGTCGCCCAGCTCGGGTCGTTCCGCGAGGCGGCGGACAAGATGCACGTGGCCCCCTCGGCGGTAAGCAAGCAGATCAAGAACCTCGAACTTGCGCTTGGCGTCGAACTGTTCCGTCGCGACCGGGGCCGCGCCGGGCTCGAGCTGACCGAGGCCGGCGAGATCCTGCTGTTTCGCTGCGCTTCGGTGGTCAACGAGCTGACCATCGCACAGGACGAGATCCACCAGCTTCAGGGCCTGCAGCGCGGGCACCTGCGGCTGGGCGTCAACGAGGTGCTCGCCTCGGACCTTCTGCCCGGCATCCTGCGAGACATGGGCTACAACCACCCCGGGCTCAAGTTCACCATCATCGTCGAGAACACCCGCGAGATCGTCACGCGGATGCAGGACGGCGATATCGACATCGCGCTTGGCTACAACTTTCCGCCCTCGCCCGAGATAGAGATACTGGCGACGCTCAAGCGGCGCACCTATGTGGTCACCTCGCTGGACCATCCGCTGGCACGGCTGCGCAGCGTCCGTCTCCAGGAAATCGACGGCGAAAAGATGATCTTTCCCGACACGTCGATCCCGATGCGCCAGCTGCTCGAGGACGCGCTGATGCAAAGCGGTGTCAGCGTCCGCGAGGTGATGGACACCAACAGCTTTACCCTGCTGCGGCAAATGGTCGAAAGCGGCATCGGCATCGGCATCGTCTTTGGGCGCTTCCTGCAGATCCGCCGCGAGAAAATCGCCTTCGTCGAACTCAAGGCTCTGCCCTTCGACAGCCCGCCGGTGGCCTGCTGCCGCATGGCCGGACGCACGCCGACCGCCTCTTCGGTGGCCTTTGCCGCCGCGATCAAGACGCTCTTTGCCAATTACGGGGGCTAG
- the dnaA gene encoding chromosomal replication initiator protein DnaA codes for MKKEQWGALQEQICKTIGQNNYKTWIQPLRFRGITADGIVTLQAPTNFFGTYVSQNFGDMLLAQISTVEPSARRLAFQAGILDDSSEDAEEKAKPLNIPEAEQAPVTSSRDQQLPGAPLDMRFTFDTFVVGKPNELAHAAARRVAEGGPVTFNPLFLYGGVGLGKTHLMHAIAWELSQRNPGLTVLYLSAEQFMYRFVQALRERKMMDFKEMFRSVDVLMVDDVQFIAGKDSTQEEFFHTFNALVDQNKQIIISADRAPDEIKDLENRIRSRLQSGLVVDLHPTDYELRLGILQSKVEVYRGMHPGLQIDDGVLEFLAHRISTNVRVLEGALTRLFAFASLVGKPINMDLVQDSLADVLRASERKISIDEIQRKVAEHYNIRLSDMIGPKRVRNFARPRQVAMYLCKQLTSRSLPEIGRRFGGRDHTTVMHGVRRIEELRQQDGQIDEDVEMLRRALEA; via the coding sequence ATGAAAAAAGAACAATGGGGCGCCCTCCAAGAGCAGATTTGCAAGACGATCGGTCAGAACAACTACAAGACCTGGATCCAACCTTTGCGTTTCCGAGGCATCACGGCTGACGGAATCGTCACGCTTCAGGCACCGACGAACTTCTTCGGGACGTATGTCTCCCAGAACTTCGGCGACATGCTTCTGGCACAGATATCGACGGTGGAACCGTCGGCGCGTCGGTTGGCGTTCCAGGCGGGAATCCTGGACGACTCCAGCGAAGACGCCGAGGAAAAGGCCAAGCCGCTGAACATTCCCGAAGCGGAACAGGCGCCGGTCACGTCTTCCCGCGACCAGCAACTGCCGGGCGCGCCGCTGGACATGCGCTTCACCTTCGACACCTTCGTGGTCGGCAAGCCGAACGAACTGGCGCATGCTGCCGCGCGCCGCGTCGCCGAAGGCGGCCCGGTGACGTTCAACCCGCTGTTCCTGTACGGTGGTGTCGGCCTCGGCAAGACGCACCTGATGCACGCCATCGCGTGGGAGTTGTCTCAGCGCAATCCGGGGCTGACGGTGCTGTACCTCTCGGCGGAACAGTTCATGTACCGTTTCGTGCAGGCGCTGCGCGAACGGAAGATGATGGACTTCAAGGAAATGTTCAGGTCCGTCGACGTGCTCATGGTCGACGACGTGCAGTTCATCGCCGGCAAGGATTCCACGCAGGAAGAGTTCTTCCACACGTTCAACGCGCTGGTCGATCAGAACAAGCAGATCATCATCTCCGCCGACCGTGCCCCGGACGAAATCAAGGACCTGGAGAACCGCATCCGTTCCCGCCTTCAGTCCGGTCTGGTCGTCGACTTGCACCCGACCGACTACGAGCTTCGCCTCGGCATCCTGCAGTCGAAAGTCGAGGTTTATCGCGGTATGCACCCGGGCTTGCAGATCGACGATGGCGTTCTGGAATTCCTCGCGCATCGCATCTCGACCAACGTGCGGGTGCTTGAAGGCGCGCTGACCCGTCTGTTCGCCTTCGCCTCGCTGGTCGGCAAGCCGATCAACATGGACCTGGTGCAGGATAGCCTCGCCGACGTGCTGCGCGCCTCCGAGCGGAAGATTTCCATAGACGAGATCCAGCGCAAGGTGGCCGAGCACTACAACATCCGTCTGTCGGACATGATCGGGCCGAAGCGGGTCCGCAACTTTGCCCGCCCGCGGCAGGTGGCGATGTACCTGTGCAAGCAGCTTACGTCGCGGTCGCTTCCGGAGATCGGGCGGCGGTTCGGCGGGCGCGACCACACCACCGTGATGCACGGCGTGCGGCGGATCGAGGAACTGCGCCAGCAGGATGGCCAGATCGACGAAGACGTGGAGATGCTGCGCCGCGCTCTCGAAGCGTGA
- a CDS encoding M20 family metallopeptidase, translated as MMTSEDILKEIMRWVELDTPTGSVATIAQLVDLIASELEPLGCEIERIPGRDGMGDHLIARFAGGNGPGVLVTSHIDTVCAPGTVEIHRDGDRQYGPGIADMKGGGYLALCAMRNIVESGTALPGPVTLIYNSDEEIGSPTSHAMIQAEARKHGAALIPEPARGDEAITFRKGRAKYTLEFQGRESHAGSAFADGRSAILQMARTIGVLEAMTDLETETTVNVGRVRGGTEPNVVAGHAACDIDVRFADDALGHAVEARLKGLGSDDPEVSITVSGEIEKPSLARTPETLAMFARASEINAGLGAPMVETRSGGGSDGNFTCAAGVPTLDGLGAIGNNWHSPQEHILVAPLARREALLRELILTYAGARPTGDNS; from the coding sequence ATGATGACAAGCGAAGACATCCTGAAGGAAATCATGCGCTGGGTCGAGCTCGACACGCCCACCGGCTCGGTTGCGACGATTGCGCAGCTCGTGGACCTGATCGCCTCGGAGCTGGAGCCGTTGGGCTGTGAGATCGAGCGCATTCCCGGCCGTGACGGCATGGGCGACCACCTGATCGCCCGTTTCGCCGGAGGGAACGGGCCGGGCGTGCTGGTGACCAGCCATATCGACACGGTCTGCGCCCCCGGCACCGTCGAGATCCACCGCGACGGTGACCGGCAGTACGGTCCGGGCATCGCCGACATGAAGGGCGGCGGGTATCTCGCGCTCTGCGCCATGCGAAACATCGTCGAAAGTGGCACCGCGCTGCCGGGGCCGGTTACGCTGATCTACAATTCCGACGAGGAGATCGGCTCGCCCACCTCGCACGCCATGATCCAGGCCGAGGCGCGCAAGCACGGCGCGGCGCTGATCCCCGAACCGGCGCGCGGCGACGAGGCCATCACCTTTCGCAAGGGCCGCGCCAAGTACACGCTGGAGTTCCAAGGCCGCGAAAGCCACGCCGGATCGGCCTTTGCCGACGGGCGCTCGGCGATCTTGCAAATGGCCCGAACCATCGGCGTGCTCGAGGCAATGACCGATCTGGAAACGGAAACGACGGTGAACGTCGGCCGCGTGCGCGGCGGCACAGAACCGAACGTGGTCGCGGGCCATGCCGCCTGCGACATCGACGTGCGCTTTGCAGATGATGCGCTCGGGCATGCGGTCGAGGCACGGCTGAAGGGCCTGGGATCCGACGATCCCGAAGTCAGCATCACCGTCTCTGGCGAGATCGAGAAGCCGAGCCTGGCGCGCACACCGGAGACCCTCGCCATGTTCGCCCGTGCGAGCGAGATCAACGCTGGTCTGGGTGCGCCCATGGTGGAAACACGCTCAGGCGGCGGCAGCGACGGTAATTTCACCTGCGCAGCTGGCGTGCCCACGCTCGACGGGCTCGGGGCGATCGGCAACAACTGGCATTCGCCGCAGGAGCATATCCTCGTCGCGCCGCTGGCGCGGCGCGAGGCGCTGCTGCGCGAGCTCATCCTGACCTATGCGGGCGCACGCCCGACCGGAGACAATTCATGA
- the dnaN gene encoding DNA polymerase III subunit beta has product MKISMERATLLRAVAQAQSVVERRNTIPILANVLIEAEGETVTFRATDLDIEVLDKAEAQVEKPGGTTVSAVTLHEIVRKLPDGALVVLAEEPGTGRLTVSAGRSNFNLATLPKEDFPVMASSEYGSNFTAKAEVLRRLFDKSKFAISTEETRYYLNGVYMHVADGDGGQALRCVATDGHRLARIDAPLPDGAADMPGVIVPRKTVGEMRKLLDEDDMDIAVSVSETKVRFATPDITLTSKVIDGTFPDYTRVIPQGNTRKLEVDASEFAKAVDRVATVSSERSRAVKLQLDEDRLVLSVNAPDSGAAEEELAVAYGDERLEIGFNAKYLLEIASQVDRENAVFMFNSSGDPTLMREGNDTSAVYVVMPMRV; this is encoded by the coding sequence ATGAAGATCAGCATGGAACGGGCGACGCTGTTGCGCGCGGTCGCGCAGGCGCAATCGGTCGTGGAGCGGCGCAACACGATCCCGATCCTGGCTAACGTCCTGATCGAAGCGGAAGGCGAAACGGTCACGTTCCGCGCCACGGATCTCGACATCGAGGTGCTTGACAAGGCCGAAGCACAGGTCGAGAAGCCAGGCGGCACAACAGTGTCCGCCGTCACCCTGCACGAAATCGTTCGCAAGCTGCCAGACGGCGCGCTTGTCGTCCTCGCCGAAGAGCCGGGCACAGGTCGCCTGACCGTCTCGGCGGGCCGCTCGAACTTCAATCTCGCGACCCTGCCGAAAGAGGATTTCCCGGTCATGGCGTCGTCCGAATACGGGTCGAACTTCACCGCCAAGGCCGAAGTCCTTCGGCGCCTGTTCGACAAGTCGAAGTTCGCGATTTCGACCGAGGAAACGCGTTACTACCTGAACGGCGTGTACATGCACGTGGCCGACGGCGATGGCGGGCAGGCCCTGCGCTGCGTGGCGACCGACGGTCACAGGCTGGCCCGCATCGACGCGCCGCTGCCGGACGGGGCGGCGGACATGCCCGGCGTCATCGTGCCGCGCAAGACCGTGGGCGAAATGCGCAAGCTTCTGGATGAGGACGATATGGACATCGCCGTTTCGGTGTCCGAGACCAAGGTCCGTTTCGCGACGCCCGATATCACGCTGACCTCGAAGGTCATCGACGGCACGTTCCCCGACTACACGCGTGTCATTCCGCAGGGCAACACCCGCAAGCTGGAAGTCGATGCGTCCGAGTTCGCCAAGGCGGTCGACCGAGTGGCCACCGTCTCGTCTGAGCGATCGCGCGCCGTCAAGCTGCAGCTTGACGAGGATCGGCTCGTTCTGTCGGTCAACGCCCCCGACAGCGGCGCAGCAGAGGAAGAGCTGGCGGTTGCCTATGGCGACGAGCGGCTGGAGATCGGCTTTAACGCGAAATACCTGCTGGAGATCGCTAGTCAGGTGGATCGCGAGAACGCGGTATTCATGTTCAACTCGTCCGGCGACCCGACTCTGATGCGGGAAGGCAACGACACCAGCGCTGTCTACGTGGTTATGCCGATGCGCGTGTGA